The following coding sequences lie in one Oncorhynchus nerka isolate Pitt River linkage group LG14, Oner_Uvic_2.0, whole genome shotgun sequence genomic window:
- the pianp gene encoding PILR alpha-associated neural protein, which yields MERCSISPVKRLTTHRCLFFLLVAAVTRPSTCNRDDEGEGQVEAFSAQLSITGQVTPTPIWSVDWGPTLALEDETHHFLSSQEADLYHHGHEVPTTTAEAWLHHQSAPGSVLPQEPLDLLEAPDAEGVEDGGSEAEEREPEEVDPQFYVTVTISSLLILTAVIITAKLCYDRSCSQHQPPLSRGVAPPLSLALPRSLALEDSRQTLHGTPSFTDRERIPVVNL from the exons ATGGAGAGATG ctccatCTCTCCTGTCAAACGACTGACCACCCACCGCTGCCTTTTCTTTCTCCTGGTTGCCGCGGTGACGCGACCCTCAACCTGTAACCGTGACGACGAGGGCGAGGGGCAGGTGGAGGCCTTCTCAGCCCAGCTGTCCATCACAGGACAGGTCACACCCACCCCTATTTGGTCCGTGGACTGGGGCCCCACACTAGCCCTGGAGGACGAGACGCATCACTTCCTGTCCAGCCAGGAAGCGGACCTGTACCACCATGGCCACGAAGTCCCCACGACAACCGCTGAGGCCTGGCTGCATCATCAGAGTGCACCGGGCAGCGTTTTGCCCCAGGAGCCCCTGGATCTGCTGGAGGCCCCGGACgcagagggagtggaggatggaggaagtgaggcgGAGGAGAGAGAGCCTGAGGAAG tgGACCCTCAGTTTTACGTCACAGTGAccatctcctctctgctcatcctgACTGCTGTCATCATAACAGCCAAACTCTG ttaCGACCGCAGCTGTTCCCAGCACCAGCCCCCGCTTTCCCGTGGCGtggccccccctctctctctcgccctccctcgtTCCCTGGCTCTGGAGGACAGCCGGCAGACGCTGCACGGCACCCCCTCCTTTACCGACAGGGAAAG